One genomic window of Vidua macroura isolate BioBank_ID:100142 chromosome 16, ASM2450914v1, whole genome shotgun sequence includes the following:
- the IQCE gene encoding IQ domain-containing protein E isoform X1, with protein MELRPARSYPGALRQKLPARQSSGALAEAAPPPAGVSLPAGPLGVTRAPRPGRALPRHCPPVRRRSAHAPPPPASGGCHGYRDPEVAPGGDGRPQTRAGSHGPRGPPRPRRPVRPSGRSPTMALGSGEAAAEGELGDDSLSVITCESDTAMKLKKKVFHKPPKSPKSPYSSSTQLYPKKAAAWRSLQGTGSACFENAAVENPRHMWLGFLKQGMSHALKSDVDTRHMRANVSSSTPEYLKEALGMKKPKHARSPSNGYIPGTPEYKEKEDMYDEIIELKKTIQAQKNEGDRLKTKLRRLEEENSRKDKQIEQLLDPSRGSELARAWSEKKTDNGWVATALKQKIVKLEEQCKEKDNTINEFQEDMKTSSLEEVRLAMETYYEEVHRLQLLLAKSETMRKNAEGRDTQKRLKALNAAVLRLSRNIREMQAENRRLKEELDHVLSTSPPHSKTKNCSEWSRQRLVRKILDLEKKVCAMEGITVSLADSEESQVLAVSPSHSVDLDHPASQHLGEECCRLQRLVKELKNDRKALQNLLLSKELDIKHLLQAKAEVELELQKWQNKMEGKSIEEQTLSEEIQNLTQKVGKMELKLEEEKIQMVEDTVEKLNKAPPVCTVTGKENHRKEQAAKIIQRYWKMYKTKKEETALREAVVLLQAAFRGHLSRQKVLLHAGVPDAKSHTENSCLSSVSDSLSFSSDCKERDEIVTFIQSIFRAHLARTELLQERSSVPSAPSGKADPAVPITEEKPGSAALQRPPVLTSPLPGRSCSAPCVPLDEALSEDSDDDDVVVPPLLQVKKSYTHF; from the exons ATGGAGTTGCGCCCTGCCCGGAGTTATCCCGGCGCTCTCAGGCAGAAGCTCCCGGCCCGGCAGAGCAGCGGAGCCCTCGCAGaggccgctccgccgcccgccggggTTTCGCTCCCTGCGGGGCCGCTTGGTGTCACCCGCGCTCCGCGGCCCGGCCGAGCCCTCCCCCGGCACTGCCCGCCGGTGCGCCGCCGCTCTGCGCATGCGCCTCCACCCCCGGCCTCAGGGGGTTGCCATGGTTACCGCGACCCGGAAGTGGCGCCGGGGGGCGATGGCCGCCCCCAGACCCGAGCCGGCAGCCACGGCCCGAGGGggcccccgcggccccgccgccccgtGAGGCCTTCCGGCCGCTCTCCCACCATGGCCCTGGGGTCCGGCGAGGCGGCCGCGGAGGGGGAGCTG GGAGATGACAGCCTGTCAGTGATAACCTGTGAGTCAGACACAGCCATG AAGTTAAAGAAGAAGGTTTTTCACAAGCCTCCAAAGTCACCAA AGTCTCCCTACAGCTCAAGCACACAACTGTATCCTAAAAAAGCTGCAGCTTGGAGATCTCTGCAGGGAACAGGCAGTGCTTGCTTTGAGAATGCAGCTGTTGAAAACCCAAGGCACATGTGGCTGGGATTTCTGAAGCAAG GAATGAGCCATGCTCTGAAATCAGATGTTGACACGAGGCATATGCGAGCTAATGTTTCCAGTAGCACTCCAGAATATTTGAAGGAAGCTCTAGGAATGAAAAAGCCAAAACATGCTCGTTCTCCCAGTAATG GCTACATTCCTGGAACTCCTGAatacaaagagaaagaagataTGTATGATGAAATTATAGAACTGAAAAAG ACAATACAAGCTCAGAAGAATGAGGGAGACAGACTGAAGACGAAGCTGCGTCGACTGGAAGAGGAGAACAGTAGAAAGGATAAACAGATTGAACAACTGCTGGATCCTTCCAGG ggctctgagctggctCGAGCTTGGTCAGAAAAGAAGACTGATAATGGATGG GTGGCTACTGCATTAAAGCAGAAGATTGTCAAGCTTGAAGAGCAGTGCAAGGAGAAAGACAACACTATTAA TGAATTCCAGGAAGACATGAAGACCAGTAGTTTGGAAGAAGTGAGGTTAGCCATGGAAACCTACTATGAAGAG GTTCATCGCCTCCAACTCCTCCTGGCCAAGTCTGAGACTATGAGGAAAAA TGCAGAGGGCAGAGACACCCAAAAAAGGCTGAAGGCACTgaatgctgctgtgctgaggctgTCCAGGAACATCAGGGAAATGCAGGCTGAGAATCGGAGGCTGAAGGAGGAGCTGGATCATGTCCTGAGCACTTCCCCTCCTCACAGTAAGACAAAAA ATTGTAGTGAGTGGAGCAGACAGAGACTGGTGAGGAAGATTTTGGATCTAGAAAAA AAAGTGTGTGCCATGGAGGGCATCACGGTGTCCTTAGCTGATAGTGAGGAATCACAAGTGCTTGCTGTGTCACCTTCACATTCTGTGGACCTGGATCATCCAGCATCCCAACATTTAGGTGAGGAATGCTGTCGCCTCCAAAGGCTGGTGAAGGAATTGAAGAATGATAGGAAGGCACTTCAGAATCTCCTGCTCAGTAAAGA ATTAGATATCAAGCACTTACTGCAGGCTAAGGCTGAagtggagctggagctgcagaagtgGCAGAATaagatggaaggaaaaagcaTAGAAGAGCAGACATTAAG TGAGGAAATCCAGAACTTGACACAGAAAGTAGGGAAAATGGAGTTAAaactggaggaggagaaaatacaGATGGTAGAAGATACAGTGGAAAAGCTTAATAAG GCTCCTCCAGTCTGCACAGTTACAGGCAAAGAAAATCACAGGAAAGAACAAGCAGCCAAAATTATCCAGAGATACTGGAAGATGTACAAAACCAAG aaagaagaaactgCTCTTCGTGAG GCAGTTGttctgctccaggcagccttCAGAGGACATTTATCTCGACAGAAAGTGCTGCTGCATGCTGGGGTGCCTGATGCAAAGTCTCACACCGAG AACTCCTGCCTGTCTTCCGTGTCAGACTCCTTGAGTTTTTCTTCTGATTGCAAGGAGAGAGATGAGATTGTGACATTCATCCAGTCCATTTTCAGGGCTCACTTAGCACGTACAGAACTGCTTCAAGAGAG GTCCTCTGTGCCCAGTGCCCCTAGTGGGAAAGCTGATCCTGCAGTTCCCATCACAGAGGAGAAACCAGGCTCAGCAGCACTCCAGAGACCTCCAGTCCTCACATCTCCTCTTCCTG
- the IQCE gene encoding IQ domain-containing protein E isoform X2 yields the protein MELRPARSYPGALRQKLPARQSSGALAEAAPPPAGVSLPAGPLGVTRAPRPGRALPRHCPPVRRRSAHAPPPPASGGCHGYRDPEVAPGGDGRPQTRAGSHGPRGPPRPRRPVRPSGRSPTMALGSGEAAAEGELGDDSLSVITCESDTAMKLKKKVFHKPPKSPKSPYSSSTQLYPKKAAAWRSLQGTGSACFENAAVENPRHMWLGFLKQGMSHALKSDVDTRHMRANVSSSTPEYLKEALGMKKPKHARSPSNGYIPGTPEYKEKEDMYDEIIELKKTIQAQKNEGDRLKTKLRRLEEENSRKDKQIEQLLDPSRGSELARAWSEKKTDNGWVATALKQKIVKLEEQCKEKDNTINEFQEDMKTSSLEEVRLAMETYYEEVHRLQLLLAKSETMRKNAEGRDTQKRLKALNAAVLRLSRNIREMQAENRRLKEELDHVLSTSPPHSKTKNCSEWSRQRLVRKILDLEKKVCAMEGITVSLADSEESQVLAVSPSHSVDLDHPASQHLGEECCRLQRLVKELKNDRKALQNLLLSKELDIKHLLQAKAEVELELQKWQNKMEGKSIEEQTLSEEIQNLTQKVGKMELKLEEEKIQMVEDTVEKLNKAPPVCTVTGKENHRKEQAAKIIQRYWKMYKTKKEETALREAVVLLQAAFRGHLSRQKVLLHAGVPDAKSHTENSCLSSVSDSLSFSSDCKERDEIVTFIQSIFRAHLARTELLQERSSVPSAPSGKADPAVPITEEKPGSAALQRPPVLTSPLPGRSCSAPCVPLDEALSEDSDDDDVVVPPLLQVR from the exons ATGGAGTTGCGCCCTGCCCGGAGTTATCCCGGCGCTCTCAGGCAGAAGCTCCCGGCCCGGCAGAGCAGCGGAGCCCTCGCAGaggccgctccgccgcccgccggggTTTCGCTCCCTGCGGGGCCGCTTGGTGTCACCCGCGCTCCGCGGCCCGGCCGAGCCCTCCCCCGGCACTGCCCGCCGGTGCGCCGCCGCTCTGCGCATGCGCCTCCACCCCCGGCCTCAGGGGGTTGCCATGGTTACCGCGACCCGGAAGTGGCGCCGGGGGGCGATGGCCGCCCCCAGACCCGAGCCGGCAGCCACGGCCCGAGGGggcccccgcggccccgccgccccgtGAGGCCTTCCGGCCGCTCTCCCACCATGGCCCTGGGGTCCGGCGAGGCGGCCGCGGAGGGGGAGCTG GGAGATGACAGCCTGTCAGTGATAACCTGTGAGTCAGACACAGCCATG AAGTTAAAGAAGAAGGTTTTTCACAAGCCTCCAAAGTCACCAA AGTCTCCCTACAGCTCAAGCACACAACTGTATCCTAAAAAAGCTGCAGCTTGGAGATCTCTGCAGGGAACAGGCAGTGCTTGCTTTGAGAATGCAGCTGTTGAAAACCCAAGGCACATGTGGCTGGGATTTCTGAAGCAAG GAATGAGCCATGCTCTGAAATCAGATGTTGACACGAGGCATATGCGAGCTAATGTTTCCAGTAGCACTCCAGAATATTTGAAGGAAGCTCTAGGAATGAAAAAGCCAAAACATGCTCGTTCTCCCAGTAATG GCTACATTCCTGGAACTCCTGAatacaaagagaaagaagataTGTATGATGAAATTATAGAACTGAAAAAG ACAATACAAGCTCAGAAGAATGAGGGAGACAGACTGAAGACGAAGCTGCGTCGACTGGAAGAGGAGAACAGTAGAAAGGATAAACAGATTGAACAACTGCTGGATCCTTCCAGG ggctctgagctggctCGAGCTTGGTCAGAAAAGAAGACTGATAATGGATGG GTGGCTACTGCATTAAAGCAGAAGATTGTCAAGCTTGAAGAGCAGTGCAAGGAGAAAGACAACACTATTAA TGAATTCCAGGAAGACATGAAGACCAGTAGTTTGGAAGAAGTGAGGTTAGCCATGGAAACCTACTATGAAGAG GTTCATCGCCTCCAACTCCTCCTGGCCAAGTCTGAGACTATGAGGAAAAA TGCAGAGGGCAGAGACACCCAAAAAAGGCTGAAGGCACTgaatgctgctgtgctgaggctgTCCAGGAACATCAGGGAAATGCAGGCTGAGAATCGGAGGCTGAAGGAGGAGCTGGATCATGTCCTGAGCACTTCCCCTCCTCACAGTAAGACAAAAA ATTGTAGTGAGTGGAGCAGACAGAGACTGGTGAGGAAGATTTTGGATCTAGAAAAA AAAGTGTGTGCCATGGAGGGCATCACGGTGTCCTTAGCTGATAGTGAGGAATCACAAGTGCTTGCTGTGTCACCTTCACATTCTGTGGACCTGGATCATCCAGCATCCCAACATTTAGGTGAGGAATGCTGTCGCCTCCAAAGGCTGGTGAAGGAATTGAAGAATGATAGGAAGGCACTTCAGAATCTCCTGCTCAGTAAAGA ATTAGATATCAAGCACTTACTGCAGGCTAAGGCTGAagtggagctggagctgcagaagtgGCAGAATaagatggaaggaaaaagcaTAGAAGAGCAGACATTAAG TGAGGAAATCCAGAACTTGACACAGAAAGTAGGGAAAATGGAGTTAAaactggaggaggagaaaatacaGATGGTAGAAGATACAGTGGAAAAGCTTAATAAG GCTCCTCCAGTCTGCACAGTTACAGGCAAAGAAAATCACAGGAAAGAACAAGCAGCCAAAATTATCCAGAGATACTGGAAGATGTACAAAACCAAG aaagaagaaactgCTCTTCGTGAG GCAGTTGttctgctccaggcagccttCAGAGGACATTTATCTCGACAGAAAGTGCTGCTGCATGCTGGGGTGCCTGATGCAAAGTCTCACACCGAG AACTCCTGCCTGTCTTCCGTGTCAGACTCCTTGAGTTTTTCTTCTGATTGCAAGGAGAGAGATGAGATTGTGACATTCATCCAGTCCATTTTCAGGGCTCACTTAGCACGTACAGAACTGCTTCAAGAGAG GTCCTCTGTGCCCAGTGCCCCTAGTGGGAAAGCTGATCCTGCAGTTCCCATCACAGAGGAGAAACCAGGCTCAGCAGCACTCCAGAGACCTCCAGTCCTCACATCTCCTCTTCCTG
- the BRAT1 gene encoding BRCA1-associated ATM activator 1 isoform X1 — MCDPQSRFVARARRRFAMTRECAVLLPGVCAALAEPRQPGLDDTCLEKLLDWFRSLTWFDPTVELVRDNPCLTELITSVLALPDPSPSILSFTLQLAGILASSESRFQHLQQEKLLGRLFGPEGPRGGAAWEDASVRSAWLKGVHSMLHHLPALHCLCSTGGMDVIFTLQGDPSLFVASAASQLLVHMLTFSLESETSKALSTKDCDWPACAQMIVKHIKESLQSSSASHVEQSLKLLSSLFGSCFGSCYTAWTEVLWLDIAKQIESFLLEETVQAQPALANLLLNVARSPAFCGTEGSFWALVTSALEHLTPVQAGPLAVGLLKLCKCPQDVRIQALTVLLQPMDCILKAASQPLECAGLLDESVSDPVTVESLLSSKTSCAGLLCQTLAHLEKLLSLKHLRVDLPSVSLLRSLMTILQFCNGFLSPASPLGSTISRNLINCFRVQKSALDVLAALSEKKDCDTLIGSLFDVLLAYLQSPNTSPTVLKKTFQATSKWLVHLQVLSSSNSQCQQAEKILEDVFVVLQKRLCSPCWEVRDSSLEFLTSMVKCLRDQKEFRQCLLSSEVLRLTENLLEDPESYVRASAVTALGHLALITCFAPESPVIGNQYNKESIVEKLQEILSTDSEGFPRRAVISIFTKWLREGCTGQLEDTEQFVSRVIQTVEHDLDWEVRLGGLELVEVFCSQTICQLSLCPYAPVSSAVTSSTPQNELLQAFCRAKLFGFLFGSLCDCDKPVGQRACDVLVGLRGHFYPTSTLENPQEIEDSPAGRGIAWLQRTLRQGSLAQNFPTDGGVGVDFQDPESMMLALGAIDLLELHDELNKSSDHVEESPQSLLQDILATVGTIEDNEVDCY; from the exons ATGTGCGACCCCCAGTCCCGCTTCGTGGCCCGGGCCCGCCGCCGCTTCGCCATGACCCGCGAGTGCGCCGTGCTGCTGCCCGGAGTCTGCGCCGCCCTGGCCGAGCCGCGGCAGCCCGGCCTCGACGACACCTGCCTGGAGAAACTGCTGGACTGGTTCCGCAGCCTGACGTGGTTCG ATCCCACCGTGGAGCTGGTGCGGGACAACCCGTGTCTGACAGAGCTCATCACCTCCGTGCTGGCCCTGCCGGatcccagccccagcatccTGTCCTTCACCCTGCAGTTAGCCGGGATCCTCGCCTCCTCCGAAAGCCGCTTCCAGCACCTGCAG caggagaagctgctggggAGGCTCTTTGGGCCggaggggccgcggggcggcgcggcgTGGGAGGACGCGTCGGTGCGCAGCGCCTGGCTGAAGGGTGTGCACAGCATGCTGCACCACCTGCCCGCCCTGCACTGCCTCTGCTCCACGG GAGGCATGGATGTGATCTTCACTCTGCAAGGGGATCCCAGCCTGTTTGTGGCTTcagctgccagccagctcctggtGCACATGCTCACCTTCTCCCTAGAGTCTGAAACATCAAAAGCTCTCAGTACCAAGGACTGTGACTGGCCAGCGTGTGCCCAGATGATTGTAAAGCACATAAAAGAGTCACTTCagtccagctctgcctctcacGTTGAGCAGTCACTGAAGCTGTTGAGCAGTTTGTTTGGCAGTTGTTTTGGCAGTTGTTACACTGCATGGACTGAAGTCCTTTGGTTAGACATAGCAAAGCAAATAGAATCCTTTCTGCTGGAGGAGACTGTTCAAGCACAACCCGCGCTGGCAAATCTTTTGCTTAACGTGGCACG ATCTCCTGCGTTTTGTGGCACTGAAGGCAGCTTTTGGGCATTAGTAACTTCTGCTCTGGAACACTTAACCCCAGTACAAGCAggtcctctggcagtgggactTTTGAAGCTCTGCAAATG CCCACAAGATGTCAGGATTCAGGCATTGACTGTTCTGCTTCAGCCAATGGACTGTATTTTGAAAGCAGCCTCCCAGCCTCTGGAATGTGCAG GCTTGCTGGATGAGTCTGTCAGTGATCCTGTCACTGTTGAAAGCCTTCTGTCCTCCAAGACATCCTGTGCTGGTCTCCTGTGTCAGACCCTTGCTCatctggagaagctgctgtctCTG AAACATTTAAGAGTGGATTTACCCAGTGTGTCTTTGCTGCGCTCTCTCATGACAATATTACAATTCTGCAATGGCTTCCTGAGCCCAGCTTCTCCCCTGGGAAGCACAATAAGCCGCAATTTGATCAATTGCTTCAGAGTGCAAAAGTCAGCTCTTGATGTCCTTGCAGCACTCTCAGAGAAAAAAG acTGTGACACTCTCATAGGAAGTTTATTTGATGTCCTTTTGGCTTATCTGCAGAGTCCAAACACCAGCCCTACT GTTCTAAAGAAAACCTTTCAAGCTACATCCAAGTGGTTGGTGCACTTGCAGGTGCTGTCCTCCTCCAACAGTCAGTGCCAACAAGCTGAGAAGATTTTGGAAG ATGTGTTTGTGGTGCTGCAGAAACGTTTGTGCAGTCCTTGCTGGGAAGTAAGAGATTCTTCCCTGGAGTTCCTGACTTCCATGGTTAAGTGCTTGAGAG ACCAGAAGGAGTTCAGGCAGTGTCTCCTGTCCTCAGAGGTGCTGAGGCTCACAGAAAACCTGCTGGAGGACCCAGAGAGCTACGTGCGAGCGAGCGCCGTGACTGCGCTGGGACACCTGGCCCTCATTACTTGCTTTGCTCCAGAGTCACCTGTCATAGGCAATCAATATAACAAAGAG AGCATTGTAGAAAAGCTTCAGGAAATCTTGTCAACAGACTCAGAGGGCTTTCCTAGGAGGGCTGTGATCAGCATCTTCACCAAGTGGCTGAGAGAAGGCTGCACAGGTCAGCTGGAAGATACAGAGCAGTTTGTCTCTAGAGTCATCCAGACTGTGGAGCATGACTTAGACTGGGAAGTCAGACTTGGTGGTTTGGAGCTGGTTGAAGTTTTCTGTAGTCAGACCATTTGCCAGCTTTCCCTGTGTCCCTATGCTCCTGTCTCCTCTGCAGTCACAAGTTCCACCCCTCAGAACGAGCTGCTGCAGGCGTTTTGTCGAGCAaagctgtttgggtttttgtttggctCTTTGTGTGACTGTGACAAACCCGTGGGGCAGAGAGCCTGTGATGTGCTGGTTGGCTTGAGAGGTCATTTCTACCCCACGAGTACTTTGGAGAATCCACAGGAGATTGAAGATTCACCTGCAGGACGTGGCATTGCCTGGTTGCAGAGGACACTAAGACAGGGTTCTCTGGCTCAGAACTTCCCCACAGATGGTGGTGTTGGGGTGGATTTCCAAGATCCAGAGAGCATGATGTTAGCTTTGGGTGCAATAGACTTACTGGAGCTGCATGATGAGCTAAATAAAAGTAGTGACCATGTGGAGGAAAGCCCTCAGTCCCTCTTACAGGACATCCTTGCTACTGTGGGGACCATAGAGGATAATGAAGTTGACTGTTACTGA
- the BRAT1 gene encoding BRCA1-associated ATM activator 1 isoform X2 has product MCDPQSRFVARARRRFAMTRECAVLLPGVCAALAEPRQPGLDDTCLEKLLDWFRSLTWFDPTVELVRDNPCLTELITSVLALPDPSPSILSFTLQLAGILASSESRFQHLQEKLLGRLFGPEGPRGGAAWEDASVRSAWLKGVHSMLHHLPALHCLCSTGGMDVIFTLQGDPSLFVASAASQLLVHMLTFSLESETSKALSTKDCDWPACAQMIVKHIKESLQSSSASHVEQSLKLLSSLFGSCFGSCYTAWTEVLWLDIAKQIESFLLEETVQAQPALANLLLNVARSPAFCGTEGSFWALVTSALEHLTPVQAGPLAVGLLKLCKCPQDVRIQALTVLLQPMDCILKAASQPLECAGLLDESVSDPVTVESLLSSKTSCAGLLCQTLAHLEKLLSLKHLRVDLPSVSLLRSLMTILQFCNGFLSPASPLGSTISRNLINCFRVQKSALDVLAALSEKKDCDTLIGSLFDVLLAYLQSPNTSPTVLKKTFQATSKWLVHLQVLSSSNSQCQQAEKILEDVFVVLQKRLCSPCWEVRDSSLEFLTSMVKCLRDQKEFRQCLLSSEVLRLTENLLEDPESYVRASAVTALGHLALITCFAPESPVIGNQYNKESIVEKLQEILSTDSEGFPRRAVISIFTKWLREGCTGQLEDTEQFVSRVIQTVEHDLDWEVRLGGLELVEVFCSQTICQLSLCPYAPVSSAVTSSTPQNELLQAFCRAKLFGFLFGSLCDCDKPVGQRACDVLVGLRGHFYPTSTLENPQEIEDSPAGRGIAWLQRTLRQGSLAQNFPTDGGVGVDFQDPESMMLALGAIDLLELHDELNKSSDHVEESPQSLLQDILATVGTIEDNEVDCY; this is encoded by the exons ATGTGCGACCCCCAGTCCCGCTTCGTGGCCCGGGCCCGCCGCCGCTTCGCCATGACCCGCGAGTGCGCCGTGCTGCTGCCCGGAGTCTGCGCCGCCCTGGCCGAGCCGCGGCAGCCCGGCCTCGACGACACCTGCCTGGAGAAACTGCTGGACTGGTTCCGCAGCCTGACGTGGTTCG ATCCCACCGTGGAGCTGGTGCGGGACAACCCGTGTCTGACAGAGCTCATCACCTCCGTGCTGGCCCTGCCGGatcccagccccagcatccTGTCCTTCACCCTGCAGTTAGCCGGGATCCTCGCCTCCTCCGAAAGCCGCTTCCAGCACCTGCAG gagaagctgctggggAGGCTCTTTGGGCCggaggggccgcggggcggcgcggcgTGGGAGGACGCGTCGGTGCGCAGCGCCTGGCTGAAGGGTGTGCACAGCATGCTGCACCACCTGCCCGCCCTGCACTGCCTCTGCTCCACGG GAGGCATGGATGTGATCTTCACTCTGCAAGGGGATCCCAGCCTGTTTGTGGCTTcagctgccagccagctcctggtGCACATGCTCACCTTCTCCCTAGAGTCTGAAACATCAAAAGCTCTCAGTACCAAGGACTGTGACTGGCCAGCGTGTGCCCAGATGATTGTAAAGCACATAAAAGAGTCACTTCagtccagctctgcctctcacGTTGAGCAGTCACTGAAGCTGTTGAGCAGTTTGTTTGGCAGTTGTTTTGGCAGTTGTTACACTGCATGGACTGAAGTCCTTTGGTTAGACATAGCAAAGCAAATAGAATCCTTTCTGCTGGAGGAGACTGTTCAAGCACAACCCGCGCTGGCAAATCTTTTGCTTAACGTGGCACG ATCTCCTGCGTTTTGTGGCACTGAAGGCAGCTTTTGGGCATTAGTAACTTCTGCTCTGGAACACTTAACCCCAGTACAAGCAggtcctctggcagtgggactTTTGAAGCTCTGCAAATG CCCACAAGATGTCAGGATTCAGGCATTGACTGTTCTGCTTCAGCCAATGGACTGTATTTTGAAAGCAGCCTCCCAGCCTCTGGAATGTGCAG GCTTGCTGGATGAGTCTGTCAGTGATCCTGTCACTGTTGAAAGCCTTCTGTCCTCCAAGACATCCTGTGCTGGTCTCCTGTGTCAGACCCTTGCTCatctggagaagctgctgtctCTG AAACATTTAAGAGTGGATTTACCCAGTGTGTCTTTGCTGCGCTCTCTCATGACAATATTACAATTCTGCAATGGCTTCCTGAGCCCAGCTTCTCCCCTGGGAAGCACAATAAGCCGCAATTTGATCAATTGCTTCAGAGTGCAAAAGTCAGCTCTTGATGTCCTTGCAGCACTCTCAGAGAAAAAAG acTGTGACACTCTCATAGGAAGTTTATTTGATGTCCTTTTGGCTTATCTGCAGAGTCCAAACACCAGCCCTACT GTTCTAAAGAAAACCTTTCAAGCTACATCCAAGTGGTTGGTGCACTTGCAGGTGCTGTCCTCCTCCAACAGTCAGTGCCAACAAGCTGAGAAGATTTTGGAAG ATGTGTTTGTGGTGCTGCAGAAACGTTTGTGCAGTCCTTGCTGGGAAGTAAGAGATTCTTCCCTGGAGTTCCTGACTTCCATGGTTAAGTGCTTGAGAG ACCAGAAGGAGTTCAGGCAGTGTCTCCTGTCCTCAGAGGTGCTGAGGCTCACAGAAAACCTGCTGGAGGACCCAGAGAGCTACGTGCGAGCGAGCGCCGTGACTGCGCTGGGACACCTGGCCCTCATTACTTGCTTTGCTCCAGAGTCACCTGTCATAGGCAATCAATATAACAAAGAG AGCATTGTAGAAAAGCTTCAGGAAATCTTGTCAACAGACTCAGAGGGCTTTCCTAGGAGGGCTGTGATCAGCATCTTCACCAAGTGGCTGAGAGAAGGCTGCACAGGTCAGCTGGAAGATACAGAGCAGTTTGTCTCTAGAGTCATCCAGACTGTGGAGCATGACTTAGACTGGGAAGTCAGACTTGGTGGTTTGGAGCTGGTTGAAGTTTTCTGTAGTCAGACCATTTGCCAGCTTTCCCTGTGTCCCTATGCTCCTGTCTCCTCTGCAGTCACAAGTTCCACCCCTCAGAACGAGCTGCTGCAGGCGTTTTGTCGAGCAaagctgtttgggtttttgtttggctCTTTGTGTGACTGTGACAAACCCGTGGGGCAGAGAGCCTGTGATGTGCTGGTTGGCTTGAGAGGTCATTTCTACCCCACGAGTACTTTGGAGAATCCACAGGAGATTGAAGATTCACCTGCAGGACGTGGCATTGCCTGGTTGCAGAGGACACTAAGACAGGGTTCTCTGGCTCAGAACTTCCCCACAGATGGTGGTGTTGGGGTGGATTTCCAAGATCCAGAGAGCATGATGTTAGCTTTGGGTGCAATAGACTTACTGGAGCTGCATGATGAGCTAAATAAAAGTAGTGACCATGTGGAGGAAAGCCCTCAGTCCCTCTTACAGGACATCCTTGCTACTGTGGGGACCATAGAGGATAATGAAGTTGACTGTTACTGA